The following are from one region of the Actinomycetota bacterium genome:
- a CDS encoding FAD-dependent thymidylate synthase: MTAHPAYWAEEFTDDERARLAPYVTNLDRPVFALRNLPETVKGALFARYSRSGKTLRRLFLDEFADQVEREGSGGALSAPPVDEASLVGVARAEALYERVFLDYGDDSVAQLGGAHVACEQASNLLTKQLEWGRLAAYLEQSTRYVSYADRPGGRWRYHLDPDVDASDLGPEYRRVMDGLFATYAELLPAMTDHLAAVVPHEPGSSEAAWRRAVKARALDALRGLLPAATTSNLGIFATGQAYEALLLRLRASALPEARSYADLLLEELRQVIPAFLHRVDREDRGVAWSRYLADTAAETAKVVEAVLGDAPPAAQPGPSVRLTEFDPAGEDKVLTAIAYPNLGIGEAEVAARVAGLGAEERARLLAAYVGERRNRRHRPGRAFERAVYTFDVVADYGAFRDLQRHRMCTIVWQPLTPGLGYDLPGDVAEAGLAGRFQAAMDASAGLYAALAPRFPAQAAYAVGLAHRVRFAMTMNARELMHLAELRSTPQGHRAYRLVAQQMHRLVATEAGHRGIAEAMRFVVHDEPGGEAGLGRLGAERRLEARRNDSANAP; this comes from the coding sequence GTGACCAACCTCGACCGACCCGTGTTCGCCCTGCGGAACCTGCCCGAGACGGTGAAGGGCGCCCTGTTCGCCCGCTACTCCCGCTCGGGCAAGACCCTGCGCCGGCTGTTCCTGGACGAGTTCGCCGACCAGGTCGAGCGGGAGGGGTCCGGGGGGGCGCTTTCGGCCCCCCCGGTCGATGAGGCGAGCCTGGTCGGCGTGGCCAGGGCGGAGGCGCTCTACGAGCGTGTATTCCTCGACTACGGGGACGACTCGGTGGCCCAGCTCGGCGGGGCCCACGTGGCCTGCGAGCAGGCCTCCAACCTGCTCACCAAGCAGCTGGAGTGGGGGCGGCTGGCCGCCTACCTGGAGCAGTCGACCCGCTACGTCTCCTACGCCGACCGGCCCGGCGGGCGCTGGCGCTACCACCTCGACCCGGACGTCGACGCCAGCGACCTCGGTCCGGAGTACCGGCGGGTGATGGACGGGCTGTTCGCCACCTACGCCGAGCTGCTGCCGGCGATGACCGACCACCTGGCCGCGGTCGTGCCCCACGAGCCGGGGTCGAGCGAGGCCGCCTGGCGGCGCGCGGTCAAGGCCAGGGCCCTGGACGCCCTGCGCGGCCTGCTGCCGGCCGCCACCACCTCCAACCTGGGCATCTTCGCCACCGGGCAGGCGTACGAGGCGCTGCTGCTGCGGCTGCGGGCCTCCGCCCTGCCCGAGGCCCGCAGCTACGCCGACCTGCTGCTGGAGGAGCTGCGGCAGGTCATCCCCGCGTTCCTGCACCGGGTCGACCGCGAGGACCGGGGGGTGGCCTGGTCCCGCTACCTGGCCGACACGGCCGCCGAGACGGCCAAGGTGGTGGAGGCCGTCCTGGGGGACGCCCCCCCGGCCGCCCAGCCGGGCCCGTCGGTCCGGCTCACCGAGTTCGACCCGGCCGGCGAGGACAAGGTCCTGACCGCGATCGCCTACCCCAACCTTGGGATCGGGGAGGCCGAGGTGGCCGCCCGGGTGGCCGGGCTCGGGGCCGAGGAGCGGGCCCGGCTGCTGGCCGCCTATGTCGGCGAGCGCCGCAACCGCCGCCACCGTCCCGGCCGGGCGTTCGAGCGGGCCGTCTACACCTTCGACGTCGTCGCCGACTACGGCGCCTTCCGGGACCTCCAGCGCCACCGGATGTGCACGATCGTGTGGCAGCCGCTCACCCCCGGCCTCGGCTACGACCTGCCCGGCGACGTCGCCGAGGCCGGGCTGGCCGGGCGCTTCCAGGCCGCCATGGACGCCTCGGCGGGGCTGTACGCCGCCCTCGCCCCCCGGTTCCCGGCCCAGGCCGCCTACGCCGTCGGCCTGGCCCACCGGGTCCGCTTCGCCATGACCATGAACGCCCGCGAGCTGATGCACCTGGCCGAGCTGCGCTCCACCCCCCAGGGGCATCGCGCCTACCGCCTGGTCGCCCAGCAGATGCACCGGCTGGTGGCGACCGAGGCCGGGCACCGGGGCATCGCCGAGGCGATGCGCTTCGTCGTCCACGACGAGCCCGGCGGGGAGGCCGGGCTGGGCCGCCTGGGCGCCGAGCGCCGCCTCGAGGCGCGGCGTAACGATTCGGCCAACGCGCCCTGA